The following is a genomic window from Acidobacteriota bacterium.
GCACGACCTCGTTGAACGGCAGTTCGTAGGTGATCACGACGCGGCCCGACGTCATGTACTCGATGTTCTTCTGCGAGCCGCGCTTCTCCTGGCACAACTGCAGGATGCCGCCCACGTACTCGGCCGGCGTGATGATCGTCGCCGTGATGATCGGCTCTTCGAACCGCGAGACACGGCCCGCGTCGGGCAGCTTCGACGGGTTGTCCACCTCGTGGACCTCGCCGTCGGTGGTCGTCACGCGATAGAGCACGCCCGGCGCCGTCGTCACGAGGTCGACGTCGAACTCGCGCTCGAGACGCTCCTGCACGATCTCCATGTGCAGGAGACCGAGGAAGCCGCAGCGGAACCCGAAGCCGAGTGCCGCCGACGTCTCGGGTTCGAACGCGAACGCCGCGTCGTTCAGCTTCAGCTTCTCGAGCGCGTCGCGCAGTTCCGGGTACTGATGGCCCTCCACCGGATAGAGCCCGGCGAACACCATCGGCTTCATCTCCTGGAAGCCCGGGAACGGTTCGGCGGTCGGATGCGCGGCGCTCGTGATCGTGTCGCCGATCTGCGCGTCGCCCAGGCGCTTGATGTTGGCGATCACGAAGCCGACCTCGCCCACGCCGAGGCTCTCGACCGGCTGCGGCTTGGGCGAGAAGATGCCGACCTGGTCGATGTCGTACGACTGGCCGTTGATCATCATCGTCACCTTCATGCCGGCGCGGATGCTGCCGTCGATGACGCGGATCTGGACGATCACGCCGCGATAGGCGTCGTACCAGGAGTCGTAGATGAGGGCCTTGAGCGGCGCGTCGGCGCTGCCCGACGGCGGCGGGAGGCGCGCGACGACGGCTTCGAGGATGTCGCGAACGCCCACGCCTTCCTTGGCGCTCGCGAGGATGGCGCCTTCGGCGTCGAGCCCGATGATCTCCTCGATCTGCCGGCGGGCCTCGTCGGGCATGGCACCGGGCAGGTCGATCTTGTTGATGACCGGGATGATCTCGAGGTTGTTGCCGGCCGCGAGGTACGCGTTGGCGAGCGTCTGCGCCTGCACGCCCTGCGACGCGTCCACCAGCAGCAGTGCGCCCTCGCAGGCAGACAGCGACCGCGTGACCTCGTACGAGAAGTCGACGTGCCCGGGCGTGTCGATCAGGTTGAGGACGTACGGCTGGCCGTCGAGCGCCGTGTAGTCAAGGCGCACCGAGTGCGCCTTGATGGTGATGCCGCGCTCGCGCTCGAGGTCCATGCTGTCGAGCACCTGGGCCTCCATCTCCCGCGCCTGCAGGGCGCCGGTGAGCTCGAGGAAACGATCGGCCAACGTCGACTTGCCGTGGTCGATGTGCGCGATGATGGAAAAGTTGCGAATGAAGCGCGGGTCCATGAAAAGCCCTTCATTGTACCGTGTCGGCAACCGGCAACCGGCAACCGGCAACCGGCAACCGGCAACCCGGCACCCGCCTTGGCGCCTGCGGCGCTTTGGCGCGGCAGGCTGGTATCGGGTCGGGTTGTAGGGGCACCCCTTGTGGGTGCCCGTTCCGACGGGCGGCCGCAAGGGCCGCCCTACGGCACAGGCGCGGACCGGCATTCCCGGCATCGCGGCATTTCGGTAGGGCCGGCCCTCCGGGCCCGGCCTTCACGGACGGGGCCGTTCGTAGACGCAGAGGGCATCACGCCGGGCGACGATGCGGTCGCTGTCGCCGCAGGTCGTGGTGACCTCCAGGACCACGTCTTCCCCGCCTCGAGACACGAACGGAGCGCCGAACATCGGGACCCAGGGGTCGTCCACGGTGACGTCGAGTCCCTCGCGATACGCGTGCAGGACGATTCCCGCGGCCTGCAACCACGTGACGGCG
Proteins encoded in this region:
- the lepA gene encoding elongation factor 4, encoding MDPRFIRNFSIIAHIDHGKSTLADRFLELTGALQAREMEAQVLDSMDLERERGITIKAHSVRLDYTALDGQPYVLNLIDTPGHVDFSYEVTRSLSACEGALLLVDASQGVQAQTLANAYLAAGNNLEIIPVINKIDLPGAMPDEARRQIEEIIGLDAEGAILASAKEGVGVRDILEAVVARLPPPSGSADAPLKALIYDSWYDAYRGVIVQIRVIDGSIRAGMKVTMMINGQSYDIDQVGIFSPKPQPVESLGVGEVGFVIANIKRLGDAQIGDTITSAAHPTAEPFPGFQEMKPMVFAGLYPVEGHQYPELRDALEKLKLNDAAFAFEPETSAALGFGFRCGFLGLLHMEIVQERLEREFDVDLVTTAPGVLYRVTTTDGEVHEVDNPSKLPDAGRVSRFEEPIITATIITPAEYVGGILQLCQEKRGSQKNIEYMTSGRVVITYELPFNEVVLDFYDRLKTVSRGYASLDYHVTGYWDSPLVKLDILVNGEPVDALSIIVHRDTAYARGRLLAAKMRELIPRQMFEVAIQAAIGGRIIARESVKAIRKNVLAKCYGGDISRKRKLLEKQKEGKKRMKRVGRVEIPQEAFLAVLKVGTDA